A stretch of DNA from Papaver somniferum cultivar HN1 unplaced genomic scaffold, ASM357369v1 unplaced-scaffold_11950, whole genome shotgun sequence:
AAGCTTTCTTATCCCTTACCAGTAAGTCTTATTGGGAGGATGCTCTCTACTTGACTGAACCGGGAAAGTGGTCTGCGAACGCAATGTGGCAAAAGAGCACAACGTTTGCTTCCAACATGTCCCCCAAAAGTGCACAACGTATTTGCTTCCAACATGTCCCCCAAAAGAGCACAACGTTTTTACTCTTCTATGTTGCTTCCCCGAGTTAGAGAAGACATCTGGAAGAATAAGAGACTCCATTTTGATCTGTATAGAGCTCTTAACAAGTCGGTTTATAAGCCACAGGCCTTCAGCAAGGGGACTTTGTTTCCTCTTTGTAAGGTATGAAACTTTGAACTGCtttgaactttttttttggtttagttttCTTAACTAAGAATCTTGATGTACACAGTTAGGGACTTGCACCCTCAGGGAAGCTGTTATTGTAGGAAGTTGTTATTCTAGGAAGCATTATTCAGAAGGTCTCTGTGCCTATAAGGAAACCAAttaaatttaattatcagtaaAATACaattttacattgattgatatttAAATCACTAAAGAACTTCATTAAAGCCGTGCGTTTctatttgatgaagttccacgccCTGCTGGTCGACATCCTTGCAGTTTTCATTAATGATTTTGCAGAGCTTGCAAACAATTATGACAGAGTCAGCTGTTGCACGTTATAAACTGCACCTAGAATTTTCATCATGCATTTGGAAAGAACTTCTTTTTCCATAGCTTGCAGCTCAGAATAAGTTTGTGtagtttcatctgtttcatctTGTTTTAATCTCATATTAACATGAGCCGCTTCTAGAGAGGAAAGTTTTCCAAGGAAAAATCTTCTGTCAGGAAGCCGGTGGGCCTTAAGACATTCACAGTTGGACCAGATATCTTGGTATTATAAGTCATAAACTTATCCGCCGAACCCAGACGTGTATGACGATTGGTGAAGGCTGTGAGAACTAAGAATGACAATcctttgattgtttgtttgtatATCACACTCTCTTATGATTACTGATTCCAAAAGTGGACAACTTGAGAAAAGTCTTTGTAACTCAGAACTAGAGATTGAAGTTCCATCCAGCCATAGTGTCCTGATTTCTGGCAACCTCATCGCCTCCGGTATGATAGTAGCTGTGTGACTACTAAAATCTGGGTCATCCAACATCATATTCAAACTCTTCAATGTTTTACAATTAAGCAGTTCTCTAGGAATTTTATATCTCGAGTTCATATGGTAGTCGACATCCATTTGTAGGGACTATATCGGTTACTATACGAACTCCTATTTTGAAGCTTAAAAATCCTTCTGCTTGTTTTCTGGTGCCGCGCTCATGCATCTTGCAGAAATGGAGTATTGTGGCACCGCAAggtattcaaccaaaaactgtTCCATTATCCTATTTTCTAGAGGAGTCTCATCTATTTTACCTACTAAAAACTGAGTTTTATACCGTTGCGCAATCATTTTGTTGTCATTTTTGTTTGCTCAACTATCACACACAGTTACTTTATCAAGCTTCTTCAAGGGTTATTCCTGTAATATGGCACCAGTCGTTTCTAACTCTTGTTCAGAGGTTTGTATTCTCTTTTCTTGCCTCACAATAATGCTATGTAAAGGCGTTATTATATATGTAAAACTACTATGCCAGTTAGCGAGTTTGTGATTGTGGGAGGCATTCTCACATATATATCTAATTCAGCACCAGAAACATCACTTGGTAACAACATGAATTCCCTACCCGACAAACATCTGGTACTCTGTGTTTTGTTATTGTCATTTTGGAGATGATTTGATTGTGTTTATTTAGGTTAATGAAGATATTAGGAGTGAGCTACAGAATAGTCGGAATCGTGGGGAAAAGAAAGATCCTACCTTCACACCATCTAAATACCATCATACACCTATTGAAGAAGACAGGTTCAACTATCCTATAGTCCCTACGGAAGAGGAGTGGATGACCGATTACTGTGATGATTAGAAAAGCCGTATACTTAGATAACGCTCCAGATTTCTGTTCTCTCCAGATTATGAAATCAAAGCATGCAATGAAGATGTCTTGTTTTTGTGCAATGAAGAAATCGCTCCACCGAAATAATAGATTACAGATATGTTGTTCTTCTTTGTTGATCCTTTGTTTTTACTGATGTCTTCTTATCGCATCGAGATGTCTGTGATGTTCTtctcttatttttagtttttacgTCTTTGTTTTCCGTCTCATAATTTAACAGCGTTGCCGTTTGAGCACAGTTAAAATCTTGATACCATAATGGTGGTAGATGGTCCCAAATAATGGATCTCTTTTGGTGGGGATATATATATAGGCATCTAGTATGAGATGCCAAGGAATAATCTACTAAATGAATTTAAGATGCTGAAGTAGATCCCATTAGCATCATTGCAAGCTAGCAAATATGAAAATGATTTCCATTTATTTGCATATTAATTAACTTAACTAATCGATAAGAGATTGCTATTTTAATGGATCATCATTTTTCGACCATAAAATCATGGGGTCTGAGTGTACACGTGACGTTATAATTGTGGTTTGAGAAGTAAGCATTAATCAAAGATTCACTGTACCTAATTAATGGTTATTAGTCGTCATGGCTGATGTTTTTTGCATATGGACTACAAAAAGCCTGCTGTCATGTCGCATTTATCTGGTCAGACTAATGCGGCGGCTCTCTATCATCTGAAAGTATATGTGAGGGGCGCTTATGTGCAGATTTTATGTGGGGTTTGTATAGGCCATGTCAGAGAGGTCAAGTTCTGAACATACTTTTGGTTGAGAAACGCTAGGCTGACCTAATTTATTAGTGTCAGCGGTCGAACGCAGGAAAGTACAGCGGAAATCTGTTTGTCGGCCATTCGCTCAGCCAGTGCCTTTGCCAAGTTTGCTTACGACTATGACTAGTATTAGACTACAAAATACCGCTTGATAACATTTTTCGGTTCCGGTAGTAGGATGGATGAAATCAACCAAGCAAAGAAAGAGAACTGTAAGGAACTAGGGAAACATATATACAATTTCTTCTGAAGACATGACGAAGTACTAGTTCAGCAAAACTAGAAAAATAGGATCAAAAATGTAAAAACAAAAATTAGAATACTAATTATACATAGTCAGATCTGCTAATGAAGCTTGCATAAATATTGCAATTTCCTCTTAATGGCCCGACCCCTACTAGTGATGATGCGTGTGCATCAATCTGTCACGTCCGAATTCCAGTTGATATTGGAGCGCGAGCTTTTGTGCTGTTTTTTGCAGTCCCATAACTTAACGACGTTGCCATTGAGCATGCTCAAATCTTGATGCCTGTACCAACCGAAATCATTGTTCCCTTTTCTGGTTCTCAGCAATGGTGAGGCCTCAATGGTAGCAGTACTGTTGTTCTCATCGTAGTGGACAACATCTTTGCAGTATTGAAATAATGTGGTCTCATCGTCTCCGTTACCAACATCACCGTAATACATAACGGTAAATTTCCGAGGACTTGTAGTATTGCTGCTCATATCAgcatcctcttcctcttcctcctcaatAATAGTACCGAAAGCGGAAACTACCGAGCTGCAATAATTCGTTACAGTTGGAACTTGTTTATCGATGTTTGATGACAGCTGAGAAGATGCTTCGGTTGCAACGCCAGCCGAAGGAGGAGGAACTTGTgatgctgatgctgctgctgatgTTGATTTCTCGGTGGTGGGTGTTGGAACCGAAAATGATCTTAGTTTCCAAAAACTCACAACAGCAGTAAGAACTGCCAAAGATGTTAAGAAACCATTGGTGGTTGTTAAAAAACCAAGTGAAGAACTCATGTAGTGGTTGAACACTACGTTTACATCAACTGAATGATACTCCAAGACATCCATTAATTCTTGTTGCTGATGATTTTGTGAagctttaacttttttttttcttggtttctGATTCGAGGAAATGATCTTGGTACCAGTGAGAATGGGTTGTTGCATTATTATATAATGAAGAGGTAGAGGTGGAGAGAAAAAGTTGGTTTCATAATAGATCTCTTTTGGTGGGGAAGTAGCATCTAGTCTGAGATGCCAAGGAATAATCTGTCTAGTGTATTGAAGATGCTCATTACTGCGGTAGATCCCAATAGCATCAAGCTAGCAAATTAGAAAACGATTATTGCTTTGCATTAATTTATTACAAGATAACATAAATTTACTATTTTAAGGGATCATTATCTTTCAACCACGAATTCATGGGATCGACTGTACACG
This window harbors:
- the LOC113330878 gene encoding uncharacterized protein LOC113330878, encoding MDVLEYHSVDVNVVFNHYMSSSLGFLTTTNGFLTSLAVLTAVVSFWKLRSFSVPTPTTEKSTSAAASASQVPPPSAGVATEASSQLSSNIDKQVPTVTNYCSSVVSAFGTIIEEEEEEDADMSSNTTSPRKFTVMYYGDVGNGDDETTLFQYCKDVVHYDENNSTATIEASPLLRTRKGNNDFGWYRHQDLSMLNGNVVKLWDCKKQHKSSRSNINWNSDVTD